The Prunus dulcis chromosome 5, ALMONDv2, whole genome shotgun sequence genomic sequence AGCTGCAGTTTCTTTCTCAGTTCTCAGATTTTCAAAGAACTTTCCAGGCAACCACGCGAAAATCACTAGCCAGTAAAGGCGGCCTATTAATTGGCAACCACCCATATTTATGTTCGTTTAGACGCACTGTTACTTGGAGTTGGAACTGAGAAGATGTTTGGTAATTTTCTTTGGAATGCTGAAGTAGGATctgaattatataaaaaatatactaAAACCCAATGCAACTAAACACTGTAGCTAAGCACAGTATAATGACGGAAATGCCCCTCATTTTACTGttgttttcgttttgttttttcttcataacAGTAAATTGACGAAACTGCCCTCGACTAAACAGCTTCTTCTGTTCCCCTTTTTGCCCCTTCTCCTTCGTTGAGAGGGTTTCGTCCGCTCAGAGAAGTCCCCATTTTCAGTCCGTTTCGAACCAGCTGGTTGGGGGGCAGCCATGGAAGATCTGCATTCATTGTTAGACATGCGTGGGGGGCCGTCGATTTTTGTTTGGGAGGTGCGCTGCAAATCCAGCCGCACTTTTAGTCTTCGTCTCACAGATTTGTGGTCGGGAGATTTCCCATCCTTTCTACAGCCTTCGACTCAGACTTCCATCTTTCTTGCTTGCGAATTTTTGCATCCTTTGTCTTCAGGTATGCATCCCGTCAACTTTTTAACAGATCTTTTGGTCTTCATTtcatgaatttgattgttggCTGGGAGATTTTTCGTCCTTTGTAGAGCGTGGGTGTGAGCCATGTTCTATCTTTAgggtattttttatttattttttacgaatttgggttcatttatttgtttattttgatttcaggttCTTGGGTAATCCCtaatgctttatttatttatttattacgATCTACCAGTTTAACGGATTAATGATTTGCTGATGGGTTTCTGAGCATACTGTCGAATCCTTTGATTCCTTGACCAAATTGATTATGCTGCTGTGATGATCTGTTGTAGTCAATATTGTTGTTGTGGGAAAGTAAGCATGCCAATTTCAACAATTTGTAATGATCTTGCTGCTGTAATGGgttgttaatttgttgttggATTGATAGGATTAGATGATTACAATATCTGAGCATGTTGGTGATTACAATATCTTGGacatggttttcttttgtttgttgtaaaataaaacataagcAGAAAGCCATGTTCAACAAACATCAATTttctagggttagggttttcgTTTCATTCTCAGATGATTTGATGGGCAACACGATTTGTTCAGGATGActctgcatatatatatttgattaattGAGGGTCGAGATTATAAATGAGAACTCTCAGATGAGTTTTTGAAGTTCTCTGTTTTTTACTTTACaggaaaaaatggaaaattgtTATTGATTATATTAGTATAATTTGTTTAGGCACCGTCTTTCTAGGATTTTATTGCTTGCATAGTTTATTTTCTATGCTTGGAATTACAATGAAAATTTCCTTTCgttgttttttggttgttgaagGGTTTGAGCCAGGAAAAAGGTGATTTTGCAACCTCACCAAAGCATTTCAGGTAAGAACCATACCCttgaattttccttttggaCCAAAATTAagcattttgttttgtggttTATCATATGATTGGGTTCTATGTTTGAGCTTATGGATTGGTTCATGGTGGATTTGAATTGGCACGCAGAGTTGCTTGGGTGAAGCTGATGACTGTGTGCGTTGCAGGACTAAACAAAATGGTGCAACTACATCTATTCGTGGACTTTGAAATAGAAACAAAGTTTGCATCTTTTAATCGCCTCCACtgtatttcaatttctttcccttttattaattttgattgtATTTCTCCCCTGTGGTGGGATTgatcatgcttttgaattgGTAATGGCAGGGGACTGTTCGTGCGTGAATAAAGGCTTGCCATTGCCCTTGCTGATGTTGTGGGACAGAGCCAGTGTATGTGTACAGAAGTTACGGTATACAATGttatctctccctctctttaatttcagttttttttttcttttaatagaATTTCGTCAAATATTTTGGTTCTGGATTTTTTGTGTTGAAGAAATTTACAATAAAGGTTTTTGATGACGTTCTGTGTTTGTAAATATCTTTTGTAGAACAACACAGAATGTTGACTGACTTTGAAGGTGctacaagaaaaaatgaaGTAGGGTTCTGCATTTGGACTAGCAAAGAGGTTTGTCAATCCTTCTCTcatcctcattttttttttttttttcaataagtCGATTACATCTCAGCCTTAAATTCACTGTTTATTATCTGTTTAATTTAATGAGACAATTTCTGTTATTGAATTCTAAATTATGCACTTTTTTTTCCATGTTAGGGTACTGGGATGCTAGGGGGttctttttattctcttttccaCTGCATATTATAACTTAGATGGGTATGCTTCAAGAAGGTtggttttgttcttgaagaaTACCCATTTGGTTTTAGACAtagtttatttagttaaatataTGGCTACTGGTGAAGTGGATTAGTATGGCTACTGGTGAAGTGGATTAGCCAAACATTGCATATGTAATATGCATACAAATTCTTATTATTGTTGTAAAACAGTCAGTTTAAGTGGAAGATTGTTGTATGAAATTTGGTAAACAAATATCTAGAAATTATCTTCACAGTTTCTTAGGTTCCATTTAATTCggtatttgtttttgtgtgataTATTTCCCTTAGGGCGTGTCAAATGGTAAAGCTGCAATTAACAGTGTCTTTTTTGTGTTGCAGTTCCACCAGTACCAGGTTGTTGGGAGGAAGCTCCCTACAGCATCTGATGAGCACCCCGGAATTTTCTGAATGAAGCTCTGGGCCACCAATGAGGTTTGCGCCAGGTCCAAGTTCTGGTATAATGCTTAGCCTTAGCTTGGCTTTTGTGATCCCAAATGTTCATTGGTGAATTTTTGGTTAAACTTAATATTATTGATTGATTTGTTTGGATTAGGTATTTCCTGAGGAAGCTGAAGAAGGTCAAGAAGAGCAATGGCCAAGTGCTTGCCATTAATGAGGTTTGTTCTCTCTGCCGTTTATACTCtattttttctaattaataaatttgtaCCCATTTTGATTATTTGTCAGTGTCTAATGTATTCAATGTTGTTTTGAGGTGGGGAAGTGGTTCCTCCTCAACTCTCCTCCTGGCTTAATCCAATTTGTTGCCAAAGGTCTCCGCCTTTGACCCACTCTTTTATCacatttattttgcttttttctaattttgttttgatcatttgaatcgtattttgtatttgatgtTTGGCTTTGGTggcaaatgtgaaggaggctGCGTCAGAGGCATCCCCTCGAAATGACCGGCTGATTTGGAgatgtgtgtttttttttctttctttctgttttctttttcttcaaaattgaaGCCTCCACTTTGCTGAATAAAGGCTTCTCTTGGCTTTAGTGTTTCATTAGATGAATTTTGGGCTCTCACATGTGTTTGCGAAATTgcaaaccttttttttttgtagagatgttCAAAGTTTGAACACTGCCTCCATTATCTGAATTCTAATTCCGAATTTtaattcttctctctttttaagAAGACTACCTCTATTATCTAGAAATTGATTAAGATTCTTTTTTGCGTCTGTATTTTGgctaattttttctttgggagTATTATGAAAACCTATCAGCATATCCACACCTTCTTCTACACCCTATTTCTCTGCACATTCCTCTCAAAAACTTAAATGCTTTATGCTCCACCTTAGCCTTTGGTAGTTTTCTCTGCTTTCACTTGGTTccattttaagttttaactttttttttaaaatctttattGTAAATTTGTTACTTTAAATCCTTAATTTTAGGATTATTTatggtttatttttatacCTTATAATGAATTGAGATGTGGACAGTGAATGTGTTTCTTCCTTCATAGTTGTGCTTAAAATGATATTTCTCTTGATATCTTTTCTTTGGTATATAGGTGACATGAAGCAGAAACAGTTAAGGAAATCTCATATGAAATGGGTATTTTATGTTGGAGGTTAggtttattttatgattttttatgttAGATTTCATATTGAATCAATTTGAAAGGTTCCCCCTGAAGACTctgaatatcttttaagttttttatggttATAACAcatcaaaatttattttttcttatcagtTCTTTCAACTTTATTTTGCTAATTCAGTGAGAGTAGTTGTCAAAGATGGCATCAAAGCTTAGCAAATCTATGCTTGATGGGGTTGAAATTACGATTTAATCAGTGATAGGACTTTTGGTTGAATCCCAAGCAGGGAATGCATTCTTTGCCATGGTTCCCAGACAGGTCCTCTTGGCTTCCCTTGATGCTATCAGTAAGTTGAATAGGGTTCTATAACCTTTAGGTGTTTATAGGTTATTTCTGCTTTTATAGCTTCTCCTTTAGATTAGCATAGCCTATAAATGACAATACATGTATCAGTTTTGACCATAGGTGTCTATAGATAATCTATTCTTTTGTACAACAAACTTGCACATGGGTTGATTCTGTTATGGGTATTTGGTTTGATTCTATTAAAGTCTGGTTCTTTTGGTTTCATTAGGTTATAGGTATTTAATAATTTGTGGCAATGACAGATTATACTTTTGTCCACCACGTTCGTAAAATGCTTGGCGTATTTAAATTGTGGTTTGTGCAATTGATTTCTTGGCCTTAATTCTGTAACAATAGCCACTGTCTTCACTAAATTTTCCCATTTGTCTCCACTAACACTTACCAGTTTCCAAATTTGTAGCAACACAATAAACACCCACTGATTTGATGCTATTAAATCTAGAGTGTTTTGGCTTAATTCTCTCATacctatttaataaattgtcACAATTGTTCTAAGTTTGTTATCAATTGATTAAATAGATTGGAGTTATACTTTTGCCCATCAGATTAATAGAATGGTTGATGTACCTAAACTGTTGTTTGTCCTGTTGGATTTTTTAACTTAATTTTGTGATGATAGTTGGTATTCGCTCACATTTATCCATTTATCTACACTAACACTTGccatttttcaaatttgtacCAACATAGTTAAAACCCTGCAAAGGACAAGAAAGAACAGAAGCCACCTCTATAGGAAAGGCATCAAGAGAAAGATCCCATTCCAACAGACATCAAGGCAGAAAATCCCCCTCCACCACCCaatagcatatatatatataaagaccGGTCCAAACTCTTTTAAACAATGAACATTCTAAAACTGCTAATATTTTGATGCtattttgatgttttgattGCTGCTTAgtttattaaaatatgatCAATATTTTAACATGACAAGTAGCatataaaacatgttattAGTCTATTTTTAGTAATATAAACTTGCCAAATAAAGCATTATGCCACTATTAAGATCTCCATGTCTATATAAATGGTATCatctttcatatattttttcacgatgtcatatttttatcaCTAGTATTTTCTATGCTGCTACTACGCAATTACCTGGATTGCATTAAGACTTTAGCATGGTTGATAGCATGAGAAACACAAGCATGAAACAAATCAAGTTTGAAGACAGCCATATAAGTTGGAATTGAAATCATGCTGACGTGTCGCGTAGCATTGAGCTTATACTACTACTATACACTGCTAACAACTACTGTAGTAAATGAAATCAGGCTGATGGCTAATCCACCTAAAGTCATACTGCTTCAAAACTAACAAGAGTACTgagaaatatataatatatgttgtAAAGTCAAGGATGGATCCCAAAATAATAGAGCCCACTACCtaattgattgaagaatatCATGATGAAAGTACTGTGGGAAGGCATCATTACACATTCACAGGAAGCCAAGAAACTTTGCCTATAAGTGGACTTCCTCCCTTCATTGTAATTGACTGTGAACAAAAACATTCTATGAAGATATCAGTTTCTATACTTTCTCTATATCTCAATTCCCTCTCTACAATTTCCTCTAGATTTATAatacgttatcagcacgaatttCGCCTTAACAATACCAGCTGAATTCTCTGATGAAATTCagccaaacaaaaacaaagaaaaacataagcTCTGTTTCATTTTAGAAATCCCAGTTCACtgtgatctctctctctctctata encodes the following:
- the LOC117627584 gene encoding uncharacterized protein LOC117627584 isoform X1 — translated: MKLWATNEVCARSKFWYFLRKLKKVKKSNGQVLAINEVGKWFLLNSPPGLIQFVAKGDMKQKQLRKSHMKWVFYVGGNAFFAMVPRQVLLASLDAIIKTLQRTRKNRSHLYRKGIKRKIPFQQTSRQKIPLHHPIAYIYIKTGPNSFKQ
- the LOC117627584 gene encoding uncharacterized protein LOC117627584 isoform X3 is translated as MRYFLRKLKKVKKSNGQVLAINEVGKWFLLNSPPGLIQFVAKGDMKQKQLRKSHMKWVFYVGGNAFFAMVPRQVLLASLDAIIKTLQRTRKNRSHLYRKGIKRKIPFQQTSRQKIPLHHPIAYIYIKTGPNSFKQ
- the LOC117627584 gene encoding uncharacterized protein LOC117627584 isoform X2; its protein translation is MKLWATNEVCARSKFWYFLRKLKKVKKSNGQVLAINEWFLLNSPPGLIQFVAKGDMKQKQLRKSHMKWVFYVGGNAFFAMVPRQVLLASLDAIIKTLQRTRKNRSHLYRKGIKRKIPFQQTSRQKIPLHHPIAYIYIKTGPNSFKQ
- the LOC117627584 gene encoding uncharacterized protein LOC117627584 isoform X4: MRYFLRKLKKVKKSNGQVLAINEWFLLNSPPGLIQFVAKGDMKQKQLRKSHMKWVFYVGGNAFFAMVPRQVLLASLDAIIKTLQRTRKNRSHLYRKGIKRKIPFQQTSRQKIPLHHPIAYIYIKTGPNSFKQ